The Gloeocapsa sp. DLM2.Bin57 genomic interval GTATAGATAAGGCGATAGATCTTAATGTTGACTTAGTTTTATTTGGTGGTGATGCTTTCCCTGATGCTACCCCACCTCCTTACGTTTATGACGCTTTTGCAGAACAATTTAAACGATTAGCTAAGGCTAATATAGCAACTATTTTGTTAGTAGGGAATCATGATCAACATTCTCAGGGTAATGGTGGTGCTAGTTTATCAATCTATCGTACTCTAGATGTTCCTGGTTTTATCGTAGGAGATAGAATTAAAACTCATTTGATTAACACCCCCCATGGTGATGTTCAAGTGATAACGATTCCTTGGCTAACTACTACTATTTTACAAGCTCGTGAGATTACTCGCAATCTTTCTTTAAATGAAATCGATAAATTATTACTCGATCGTCTCGAAAGCGCTTTAGAGGGAGAAATACGCAAGTTAAAACCAGATATCCCAACAATTTTATTAGGTCATTTAATGCTCGATCGCGCTAGTATTGGTTCAGAAAGATTTTTAGCGGTTAGTAAGGGTTTTTCTGTACCTGTTTCCTTATTAATAAGAGAAGAAATTGATTATGTTGCACTAGGTCACGTCCATAAACATCAGAATCTCAACCCCTCCAATGATCCACCGATTATTTATCCTGGGAGTATTGAAAGAGTAGATTTTTCTGAGGAAAAAGAAGATAAGGGTTATGTTTTAATAGAATTAACTCGTGGTGAAGCTAAATGGCAATTTTGTCCCCTTGATGTGCGTCGTTTTTGTACGATTAGAGTTGATGCTTCTGATTCTTCTACTCCTGAAGCTACTATTTTAAAAGCGATCGCTAAATATCCTATTCAAGATGCGGTAGTTCGTCTTTTCTATAAACTTCGTAGTGAACAATTATCAGCAGTTAATACTAATAACCTAGGTGAAGCTTTAGCTTCAGCCCATCAAGTTAGTATCCATCCCGAGATTGTTTCTCCTGCATCTAGTCCACGTATTCCTGAATTTAACGTAGGTCATAGTCTGGATTATCTCCAAGCTTTAGCTACTTATATCGATAATCATGAACACCTGCAAGATATTGGTCAAGAAATGCTCGAAGCTGCTAAAACTCTTGTTGAAGATTAACTACATGAAAGGGAAGAGGGAATAGGGAAGAGGGAGTATAGTGATGATAATTACCAAAATAACGGTAAAATGAGGCTTACTTTCTGGATTATATTATTGCACTAAATAGGAACCTTTTAACGTCTTACCTAAATGTTAGAGAGATCTTAGGATCTCTCGAAAATCTCCCTAGATTATCTTCGACTTAATTAATTGTTTTGGTATTTTCTGGCTTCTGTAATCACGGTTTCTAAGGGTAATTCTAAGGTTGAAGAGAT includes:
- the sbcD gene encoding exonuclease subunit SbcD, with translation MIKILHLSDIHMGSGFSHGKINPNTGINTRLEDFIKTLSTCIDKAIDLNVDLVLFGGDAFPDATPPPYVYDAFAEQFKRLAKANIATILLVGNHDQHSQGNGGASLSIYRTLDVPGFIVGDRIKTHLINTPHGDVQVITIPWLTTTILQAREITRNLSLNEIDKLLLDRLESALEGEIRKLKPDIPTILLGHLMLDRASIGSERFLAVSKGFSVPVSLLIREEIDYVALGHVHKHQNLNPSNDPPIIYPGSIERVDFSEEKEDKGYVLIELTRGEAKWQFCPLDVRRFCTIRVDASDSSTPEATILKAIAKYPIQDAVVRLFYKLRSEQLSAVNTNNLGEALASAHQVSIHPEIVSPASSPRIPEFNVGHSLDYLQALATYIDNHEHLQDIGQEMLEAAKTLVED